One stretch of Myxococcota bacterium DNA includes these proteins:
- a CDS encoding metalloregulator ArsR/SmtB family transcription factor, producing MAQAARLDRTLHALADPTRRALIERVGRGPVRATDLSRGLPMSRPAVAKHLRVLQGAGLVKAVPQGREVLYQRAEDSAPLDEARDYLEAMSLGWERALAAFQRFAESQEDE from the coding sequence ATGGCCCAGGCCGCCCGCCTCGACCGCACCCTGCACGCGCTGGCCGACCCGACCCGGCGCGCGCTGATCGAGCGCGTGGGGCGCGGGCCGGTGCGCGCCACCGACCTGTCGCGCGGCCTGCCCATGTCGCGGCCCGCGGTGGCCAAGCACCTGCGCGTGCTGCAGGGCGCGGGCTTGGTGAAGGCGGTGCCGCAGGGCCGCGAGGTGCTGTACCAGCGCGCCGAGGACTCCGCGCCGCTCGACGAGGCGCGCGACTATCTCGAGGCCATGTCGCTGGGCTGGGAGCGCGCGTTGGCCGCGTT